In Verrucomicrobiia bacterium, the DNA window CCAAAGCGGGCCTCGACGGCCATGAACGTGGTGCGCTCGTCGTCGCCATGGGCCTGCGCGATGCGGGGATGGAAGTCGTCTACACCGGCATCCGCAACACCCCCGAGCAAATCGTTGCCGCCGCGATACAAGAGGACGTGGACGTGATCGGCTTGAGTTCGCTTTCGGGCGGACACATGGCGCAGTTCACGCGCGTGATGGAATTGCTGAAGAAAGAAAAAGTTACGGGCCTGCTGGTTTTTGCGGGCGGCATTATTCCCGACGACGACGTGAAAAAACTTAAGAAGCTCGGGATCAAGGAAGTCTTCGGCCCGGGCAGCACCATCGCGAGCATCGCGGAATTCATCATCAAGAGTCGCCGATGAAAATGCGTGGCAAGGAACTCACCAAGCTGGTGA includes these proteins:
- a CDS encoding cobalamin B12-binding domain-containing protein, with amino-acid sequence MKRPLKVLIAKAGLDGHERGALVVAMGLRDAGMEVVYTGIRNTPEQIVAAAIQEDVDVIGLSSLSGGHMAQFTRVMELLKKEKVTGLLVFAGGIIPDDDVKKLKKLGIKEVFGPGSTIASIAEFIIKSRR